One genomic window of Lepeophtheirus salmonis chromosome 5, UVic_Lsal_1.4, whole genome shotgun sequence includes the following:
- the LOC121117581 gene encoding uncharacterized protein — protein MYIVHFLFNLILQMNSVCWILFVVIILSTWRDSLGQGDCELNYSLIQSKEGEYRRFIDELNGTLIDPEELVIEDDFNLIHFQYTVDLSRRIFDEQLAKLRGEIRKDQREIPHFEETIGGVTETKSKCSAVCGEGVRHVTEITCENGRNLNNCTQPKFVTRLEPCFPIFGCPPVAFGEWGGWSSCSQSCIESLNDIPYRVRVRTCTPNCQFGNIEKRPCDLPMCPPTCPEYTATLDRNTKDDLKISVLFTIDPPKRTIGQNSRQEVSLRDFYDGSVVETFNVTYHKTIQKNKSPDQLSICPRNSHH, from the exons atgtacatagttcatttcttgttcaatttaattttacaaatgaatagtGTATGTTGGATTTTGTTCGTTGTGATCATTTTGTCCACATGGAGAGACTCTCTAGGTCAAGGGGATT GCGAACTAAATTACTCACTTATTCAGTCTAAAGAGGGAGAATATCGACGTTTCATTGACGAATTGAATGGAACTCTCATCGATCCAGAAGAACTTGTTATTGAAGATGACTTCAATTTAATTCATTTCCAATATACTGTGGATTTATCCAGGAGGATTTTCGATGAACAATTGGCAAAACTTCGAGGAGAAATTAGAAAGGACCAACGTGAAATC CCTCATTTTGAAGAGACTATAGGTGGGGTCACAGAGACAAAATCGAAATGCTCTGCAGTTTGTGGCGAGGGAGTAAGACATGTGACAGAGATCACTTGTGAGAATGGGAGAAATTTGAACAATTGCACTCAGCCAAAATTTGTTACAAGACTGGAACCCTGTTTTCCCATTTTTGGATGCCCTCCTGTTGCCTTTGGAGAATGGGGTGGATGGTCATCCTGTAGTCAATCTTGTATTGAATCCCTCAATGACATTCCTTACCGTGTACGAGTTCGTACTTGCACTCCAAATTGTCAATTCGGAAATATAGAAAAGAGGCCCTGTGATCTTCCCATGTGCCCTCCGA CATGCCCAGAATACACAGCAACACTCGATCGAAATACAAaggatgatttaaaaatatccgttcTCTTCACAATTGATCCTCCAAAACGAACGATTGGGCAAAACTCTCGACAAGAAGTGAGCCTACGAGACTTTTATGATGGGAGTGTCGTTGAGACATTTAATGTAACCTACcataaaacaattcaaaaaaacaagtCTCCGGATCAACTCAGCATATGTCCCAGAAATTCGCATCATTAa